The Daucus carota subsp. sativus chromosome 2, DH1 v3.0, whole genome shotgun sequence genome includes a window with the following:
- the LOC108210101 gene encoding monodehydroascorbate reductase, chloroplastic/mitochondrial — MLSVTKIMANSLSIKHGLSLWCPQSVSANRVSRPNCFAPLPTTRRSYVVASASFANENREFVIVGGGNAAGYAARSFVEHGMANGKLCIVSKEAVAPYERPALTKAYLFPHDKKPARLPGFHTCVGGGGERQTPDWYKDQGIEMLYQDPVTGIDIEKQTLTTNSGKILKYGSLIISTGCTASRFPEKIGGNLAGVHYIRDVSDADSLISSLEKSQKVVVVGGGYIGMEVAAAAVAWKLDTTVVFPESHLLPRLFTPSLAGRYEELFEKNGVKFVKGASIKTLEAGIDGQVTAVKLEDGSLIEADTVVIGIGAKPAVSPFESVGLNSTVGGIQVDGQFRTSVPGIFAIGDVAAFPLKIYDRVARVEHVDHARRSAQHCINSLLSAQTHNYDYLPYFYSRVFEYEGSSRKVWWQFFGDNVGEAIEVGNFNPKIATFWIDSGKLKGVLLESGSPEEFQLLPKLARNQPIVDKAKLQNASSVEEALEIARAALLVEA; from the exons ATGTTATCAG TTACTAAAATCATGGCGAATTCTTTGTCAATAAAGCACGGCCTTTCACTCTGGTGCCCTCAATCTGTTTCTGCCAATCGTGTTTCTCGCCCCAATTGTTTCGCCCCTTTGCCAACCACTCGGAGAAGCTATGTTGTAGCTTCGGCCTCTTTTGCCAATGAGAATCGCGA ATTTGTCATTGTTGGAGGTGGAAATGCGGCTGGATACGCCGCCAGGTCTTTCGTGGAGCATGGAATGGCTAATGGGAAACTCTGTATTGTTTCTAAAGAA GCAGTTGCACCCTATGAAAGACCGGCATTGACAAAAGCTTATCTCTTTCCTCATGACAAAAAGCCAGCACGTTTACCT GGTTTTCATACTTGTGTTGGTGGAGGCGGGGAACGACAGACTCCTGATTGGTATAAAGACCAAGGCATAgag ATGTTGTATCAAGATCCGGTGACAGGTATCGATATTGAAAAGCAAACTTTGACGACAAACTCTGGAAAAATTCTGAAGTACGGCTCCCTGATAATTAGTACTGGATGTACAGCCTCAAG ATTCCCAGAGAAGATTGGAGGAAATTTGGCTGGGGTTCACTATATCCGTGATGTTTCTGATGCCGATTCCCTGATTTCTTCACTG GAAAAGTCACAAAAGGTGGTTGTAGTTGGTGGTGGTTATATTGGTATGGAAGTTGCAGCTGCTGCCGTGGCCTGGAAACTCGATACCACA GTTGTATTTCCAGAAAGTCATCTTTTGCCAAGGTTATTTACTCCTTCACTTGCCGGAAGATATGAAGAACTCTTTGAGAAAAATGGCGTCAAATTTGTCAAG GGTGCTTCCATAAAAACTTTAGAAGCAGGTATTGATGGACAAGTTACTGCTGTTAAGCTTGAAGATGGTTCTTTGATAGAAGCAGACACG GTTGTTATTGGTATTGGAGCAAAACCTGCTGTCAGTCCCTTTGAAAGCGTTGGCTTAAATAGCACTGTTGGTGGAATACAG GTTGATGGTCAGTTCCGAACAAGTGTACCCGGTATATTTGCTATTGGTGATGTAGCAGCCTTCCCACTTAAG ATATATGACCGCGTTGCCCGGGTTGAACATGTTGATCATGCTCGCCGATCGGCACAACACTGCATAAATTCATTATTAAGTGCGCAGACTCACAA CTACGACTATCTTCCATATTTTTACTCGAGAGTTTTTGAGTATGAAGGGAGCTCTAGGAAAGTATGGTGGCAGTTCTTTGGTGACAACG TTGGAGAGGCTATTGAGGTTGGAAACTTTAATCCAAAGATAGCAACTTTCTGGATAGACTCTG GTAAACTTAAAGGGGTTCTTCTCGAAAGCGGAAGCCCTGAG GAATTTCAACTCCTTCCTAAACTGGCGAGAAACCAGCCTATTGTTGACAAAGCTAAGCTTCAAAATGCATCTTCCGTTGAGGAGGCACTAGAGATTGCTCGTGCTGCCTTACTGGTGGAAGCTTAG
- the LOC108206940 gene encoding uncharacterized protein LOC108206940 isoform X1, producing MSSQASLDKMQLRQNYRNLWHSDLVSTIRTDTPYCCLALWCGPCVSYLLRKRALYNDMSRYVCCAGYMPCSGRCGESKCPEFCLGTEVICCFGNSVASTRFLLQDEFNIQTTKCDNCIIGFMFCLQQVACIFSIVAMIVGSDELSEASQLLNCLADVVYCTVCACMQTQHKIEMDKRDGVFGTQPMSIPPAQQMSRLDQPYPPTVGYPPPQPYGQPQPYGYPPPQAQPYPPTGYPPQGYPPAGYPPQGYPATGYPK from the exons ATGTCTTCCCAGGCAAGCTTAGACAAGATGCAGCTCCGTCAAAATTATCGGAATCTCTGGCACTCCGATCTCGTCTCCACCATCAGGACCGATACCCCTT ATTGCTGCCTTGCTTTGTGGTG TGGACCATGTGTATCATACCTACTTCGCAAGCGTGCTCTTTACAATGACATGTCAAG GTACGTGTGCTGTGCTGGTTATATGCCCTGCAGTGGTCGCTGTGGTGAAAGTAAATGCCCTGAGTTTTGCCTTGGCACTGAG GTCATCTGTTGTTTTGGAAATTCAGTAGCTTCAACTCGCTTTCTCCTGCAAGATGAGTTTAACATACAGACGACAAAGTGTGATAACTGCATCATT GGTTTCATGTTTTGCCTTCAACAAGTCGCCTGCATATTTTCCATTGTTGCAATGATAGTTGGAAGTGATGAACTTTCAGAGGCCTCACAGTTGCTAAACTGTTTGGCTGATGTGGTCTACTGCAC GGTGTGCGCTTGTATGCAG ACACAGCATAAAATTGAAATGGACAAGCGAGATGGCGTGTTTGGTACACAGCCAATGTCAATCCCCCCTGCTCAGCAAATGTCTCGGCTTGATCAGCCATATCCTCCCACTGTTGGATATCCTCCTCCACAGCCCTATGGGCAACCACAACCTTATGGCTATCCACCTCCGCAAGCTCAACCTTATCCTCCCACAGGTTATCCTCCACAGGGCTATCCTCCTGCAGGTTATCCTCCACAAGGCTATCCAGCTACCGGCTATCCGAAGTGA
- the LOC108206253 gene encoding phosphoglycerate mutase-like protein AT74H isoform X1, which produces MSTLSSTFLQASHPTLHHKPYTSPTSSIRCCSCDQTSHVHVDKNNVVENSSTIRPPRPRRIILVRHGQSEGNVDEGAYTRVADPNIALTEKGLKEAAECGHVIKEMIKKDGADDWKVYFYVSPYRRARETLRNVGKAFGRSRIVGLREEPRLREQDFGNFQDREQMKIQKAARHLYGRFFYRFPNGESAADVYDRITGFRETLKSDIDVGRFQPPGEQSPNMNLVIVSHGLTLRVFLMRWYKWTVKQFEGLNNMNNGSVMVMERGHGGRYSLLMHHTKEQLREFGLTEEMLTDQEWQKIAKPGELNYDSLTTGPSFFTHFEEEENVSQSVNVKADG; this is translated from the exons ATGTCAACCTTATCTTCCACATTCCTACAAGCCTCACATCCAACATTACACCACAAGCCTTAtacttctccaacttcatcaaTCCGATGCTGCAGCTGCGACCAAACAAGCCATGTCCACGTTGACAAGAACAATGTCGTTGAGAATTCAAGTACTATTAGGCCGCCTCGGCCGCGTAGGATCATTTTAGTTAGACATGGACAGAGCGAGGGGAATGTCGATGAGGGCGCTTACACCAGGGTGGCTGATCCTAACATTGCACTCACTGAGAAAGGATTGAAAGAGGCTGCAGAGTGCGGACATGTCATCAAGGAGATGATCAAGAAAGACGGGGCGGATGATTGGAAAGTGTACTTCTATGTGTCTCCCTACAGGAGAGCACGAGAAACACTACGGAATGTTGGCAAGGCTTTTGGAAGATCAAGGATAGTTGGGCTCAGAGAGGAGCCTCGTCTGCGAGAGCAGGATTTTG GAAACTTTCAGGACAGAGAACAAATGAAAATTCAGAAAGCTGCTAGGCATCTCTATGGACGTTTCTTCTATCGATTTCCCAATGGAGAATCAGCAGCAGATGTTTACGACAGAATAACAG GATTCAGGGAAACGCTGAAGAGTGACATTGACGTGGGACGCTTTCAGCCACCTGGTGAACAGAGTCCAAACATGAACCTGGTAATAGTATCACACGGTTTAACATTGAGAGTATTCTTAATGAGGTGGTACAAATGGACGGTGAAGCAATTCGAAGGACTAAATAACATGAACAATGGAAGCGTAATGGTGATGGAGAGAGGTCATGGTGGAAG GTACAGTTTATTAATGCATCACACAAAAGAACAACTACGGGAGTTTGGCTTGACAGAAGAAATGTTAACTGACCAGGAATG GCAGAAAATAGCAAAACCAGGTGAGTTGAATTATGATAGCTTAACAACAGGACCATCTTTCTTCACACACTTTGAGGAGGAAGAAAACGTATCCCAGTCGGTGAACGTGAAGGCTGATGGATAA
- the LOC108206940 gene encoding uncharacterized protein LOC108206940 isoform X2 yields MSRYVCCAGYMPCSGRCGESKCPEFCLGTEVICCFGNSVASTRFLLQDEFNIQTTKCDNCIIGFMFCLQQVACIFSIVAMIVGSDELSEASQLLNCLADVVYCTVCACMQTQHKIEMDKRDGVFGTQPMSIPPAQQMSRLDQPYPPTVGYPPPQPYGQPQPYGYPPPQAQPYPPTGYPPQGYPPAGYPPQGYPATGYPK; encoded by the exons ATGTCAAG GTACGTGTGCTGTGCTGGTTATATGCCCTGCAGTGGTCGCTGTGGTGAAAGTAAATGCCCTGAGTTTTGCCTTGGCACTGAG GTCATCTGTTGTTTTGGAAATTCAGTAGCTTCAACTCGCTTTCTCCTGCAAGATGAGTTTAACATACAGACGACAAAGTGTGATAACTGCATCATT GGTTTCATGTTTTGCCTTCAACAAGTCGCCTGCATATTTTCCATTGTTGCAATGATAGTTGGAAGTGATGAACTTTCAGAGGCCTCACAGTTGCTAAACTGTTTGGCTGATGTGGTCTACTGCAC GGTGTGCGCTTGTATGCAG ACACAGCATAAAATTGAAATGGACAAGCGAGATGGCGTGTTTGGTACACAGCCAATGTCAATCCCCCCTGCTCAGCAAATGTCTCGGCTTGATCAGCCATATCCTCCCACTGTTGGATATCCTCCTCCACAGCCCTATGGGCAACCACAACCTTATGGCTATCCACCTCCGCAAGCTCAACCTTATCCTCCCACAGGTTATCCTCCACAGGGCTATCCTCCTGCAGGTTATCCTCCACAAGGCTATCCAGCTACCGGCTATCCGAAGTGA
- the LOC108206253 gene encoding phosphoglycerate mutase-like protein AT74H isoform X2: MSTLSSTFLQASHPTLHHKPYTSPTSSIRCCSCDQTSHVHVDKNNVVENSSTIRPPRPRRIILVRHGQSEGNVDEGAYTRVADPNIALTEKGLKEAAECGHVIKEMIKKDGADDWKVYFYVSPYRRARETLRNVGKAFGRSRIVGLREEPRLREQDFGNFQDREQMKIQKAARHLYGRFFYRFPNGESAADVYDRITGFRETLKSDIDVGRFQPPGEQSPNMNLVIVSHGLTLRVFLMRWYKWTVKQFEGLNNMNNGSVMVMERGHGGRYSLLMHHTKEQLREFGLTEEMLTDQE; encoded by the exons ATGTCAACCTTATCTTCCACATTCCTACAAGCCTCACATCCAACATTACACCACAAGCCTTAtacttctccaacttcatcaaTCCGATGCTGCAGCTGCGACCAAACAAGCCATGTCCACGTTGACAAGAACAATGTCGTTGAGAATTCAAGTACTATTAGGCCGCCTCGGCCGCGTAGGATCATTTTAGTTAGACATGGACAGAGCGAGGGGAATGTCGATGAGGGCGCTTACACCAGGGTGGCTGATCCTAACATTGCACTCACTGAGAAAGGATTGAAAGAGGCTGCAGAGTGCGGACATGTCATCAAGGAGATGATCAAGAAAGACGGGGCGGATGATTGGAAAGTGTACTTCTATGTGTCTCCCTACAGGAGAGCACGAGAAACACTACGGAATGTTGGCAAGGCTTTTGGAAGATCAAGGATAGTTGGGCTCAGAGAGGAGCCTCGTCTGCGAGAGCAGGATTTTG GAAACTTTCAGGACAGAGAACAAATGAAAATTCAGAAAGCTGCTAGGCATCTCTATGGACGTTTCTTCTATCGATTTCCCAATGGAGAATCAGCAGCAGATGTTTACGACAGAATAACAG GATTCAGGGAAACGCTGAAGAGTGACATTGACGTGGGACGCTTTCAGCCACCTGGTGAACAGAGTCCAAACATGAACCTGGTAATAGTATCACACGGTTTAACATTGAGAGTATTCTTAATGAGGTGGTACAAATGGACGGTGAAGCAATTCGAAGGACTAAATAACATGAACAATGGAAGCGTAATGGTGATGGAGAGAGGTCATGGTGGAAG GTACAGTTTATTAATGCATCACACAAAAGAACAACTACGGGAGTTTGGCTTGACAGAAGAAATGTTAACTGACCAGGAATG A